From the Vibrio algarum genome, one window contains:
- a CDS encoding TRAP transporter substrate-binding protein — MRSNLKKALVSALCLAWASSAYSAVELKLGHFGSENHPSHIAAMQFAKQVEARTNGEVEVELYPNNALGSPPEVLEQVIMGVVDMSLSGQDQLAKHVPLFDTVSIPFSLSNAEHADRVLDGPFKDWAAPELDKVGLVYLSSWDWGFRQLTNSVRPILSPADIKGLKIRTPLQ; from the coding sequence ATGCGTTCGAATTTAAAAAAAGCTTTAGTATCAGCTTTATGTTTGGCGTGGGCGTCTTCAGCATACTCTGCTGTTGAGCTCAAGCTTGGCCATTTTGGATCTGAAAACCACCCTTCTCACATTGCCGCTATGCAGTTTGCTAAACAAGTAGAAGCACGTACAAACGGTGAAGTTGAAGTTGAACTTTATCCTAATAATGCTTTAGGTAGCCCACCAGAAGTACTTGAACAGGTGATCATGGGAGTGGTTGATATGAGCCTCTCAGGACAAGATCAGCTAGCTAAACATGTTCCTCTATTTGACACGGTTAGTATTCCCTTTTCACTGAGTAATGCAGAGCATGCAGACCGTGTTTTAGATGGTCCTTTTAAAGATTGGGCTGCTCCTGAACTAGATAAAGTAGGCCTAGTGTACCTGTCTAGTTGGGATTGGGGGTTTCGTCAATTAACTAACTCTGTTCGCCCAATTTTGTCTCCGGCCGATATCAAAGGCTTAAAAATTCGAACTCCCCTGCAATGA
- a CDS encoding TRAP transporter substrate-binding protein — translation MTYQAAMEAIGANVQTISFSELVMAMRQGVVDGQENPIGVIYNLKLYESQKYISIINYLYSSMVHVVSKDAWSRLTEEQQQIVREESDAARLLMRKLSRAEELKQIEDMRAKGIVIDEPELAAFQAMMEPAYKQIRAKVGAANFDKWIEMTESVK, via the coding sequence ATGACTTATCAAGCTGCCATGGAAGCAATAGGTGCAAATGTGCAGACTATTTCGTTTAGTGAGCTTGTGATGGCAATGCGACAAGGTGTTGTAGATGGCCAAGAAAATCCGATTGGCGTGATATACAACTTGAAACTGTATGAATCTCAAAAGTACATTTCAATCATTAACTATTTATACAGCTCAATGGTTCATGTTGTTTCTAAAGACGCTTGGAGTCGCTTGACAGAAGAACAACAACAAATTGTTCGCGAAGAATCTGATGCTGCACGCTTATTAATGCGCAAGCTATCACGAGCAGAAGAATTGAAACAAATTGAAGACATGCGCGCTAAAGGTATCGTGATCGACGAGCCGGAGCTTGCTGCTTTCCAAGCAATGATGGAACCCGCGTACAAACAAATTAGAGCGAAAGTTGGTGCCGCTAACTTTGATAAATGGATTGAGATGACCGAGTCTGTTAAATAG
- a CDS encoding TRAP transporter large permease: MLTLAIFGVLIFLLLINVPVVVAIGLTSVVFFVGLGDARLLAMLPHRMYYGTTGFTLLAIPFFILAGNLMNTGGITDRIFRFAQAMVGHISGGIGQVNIVASVIFSGMSGSAVADAAGLGQIEHKAMVDQGYDPADSATLVAASSVIGPVIPPSIPFVLYGSITSVSVARLFLAGFIPGMMMALGMMLALSILAKRRNYPCAENKATIRERFRAFNGAFWPLMAPIIIIGGIMSGFFTPTEASVVVCVYAAILGFYYKDLKLKDIPSIVYKSITQSVSLLFIISAANFFGWLIIHQKLPDSIIETLVGFGATQSVVMWIVIGIVLTMGLFLEGNAIFLITLPLFMPIATMFDIDLVNFGVVMVLLIMIGNLTPPVGMCLFAVDSFAKVGMPALARRVWPYLLMIFLITLLIAFVPSIALFLPNLVMGEM, from the coding sequence ATGTTGACCTTAGCTATATTTGGCGTTCTTATTTTCCTGCTACTGATTAATGTTCCAGTGGTTGTTGCAATTGGACTTACATCAGTCGTATTTTTTGTTGGCCTTGGTGATGCTCGCCTATTAGCAATGCTACCTCACCGCATGTATTACGGCACAACAGGCTTTACGTTGTTGGCTATTCCGTTTTTTATCTTAGCCGGAAACCTCATGAATACGGGCGGGATTACCGATCGTATTTTTCGATTTGCACAAGCAATGGTTGGCCATATATCAGGCGGTATAGGTCAAGTTAACATTGTTGCCAGTGTTATTTTTTCAGGTATGTCGGGCTCTGCAGTTGCTGACGCTGCCGGATTAGGACAAATCGAGCACAAAGCGATGGTTGACCAAGGCTATGACCCAGCCGATTCAGCTACGCTTGTTGCTGCCTCTTCGGTTATTGGCCCAGTAATCCCCCCTAGTATCCCTTTTGTTTTATATGGTTCAATTACCAGCGTTTCGGTAGCGCGTTTATTCTTAGCTGGTTTTATACCTGGCATGATGATGGCTCTTGGAATGATGCTTGCGTTAAGTATTTTAGCTAAGCGACGAAACTACCCGTGTGCTGAAAATAAAGCGACGATTAGAGAGCGCTTCCGTGCGTTTAATGGTGCTTTTTGGCCCCTGATGGCACCAATAATTATTATTGGCGGCATTATGAGTGGTTTTTTCACTCCTACAGAAGCCTCCGTTGTGGTGTGTGTCTACGCTGCAATTCTTGGTTTTTACTATAAAGATCTAAAGCTAAAAGATATTCCTAGCATTGTTTACAAGTCCATCACTCAATCGGTTAGCCTACTATTTATTATTTCTGCGGCAAACTTTTTTGGATGGTTAATAATCCACCAAAAACTTCCAGATAGTATTATAGAGACCCTTGTTGGTTTTGGTGCTACTCAATCAGTTGTTATGTGGATTGTTATTGGTATTGTATTAACGATGGGGTTATTTTTAGAAGGAAATGCTATCTTCCTTATTACACTCCCCTTATTTATGCCAATAGCGACGATGTTCGATATCGACCTTGTCAATTTTGGTGTGGTAATGGTATTGCTGATTATGATCGGTAATTTAACGCCGCCCGTTGGAATGTGTCTCTTTGCCGTAGATAGCTTTGCAAAGGTTGGCATGCCAGCGTTAGCTCGTCGGGTATGGCCTTACCTATTAATGATATTTTTAATCACATTACTCATTGCATTTGTACCTAGTATTGCACTGTTTTTACCTAATCTTGTCATGGGAGAAATGTAA
- a CDS encoding TRAP transporter small permease, with amino-acid sequence MIALLKTIDIWVQRILRYIAMTMFSILGLLLFANVMLRLINDFIQFLLKHGLESVANLLQSVVTISSFHWFDEIIELSFAALVFYGAAGLWCAKLHFSVGDWISPRIKNVRLKHFYKLLIVVISAVFMAILFWYSLKLTLRTNQVTTVFQIKQWILYSCIPISSLIMLIYSLVDVFVEARRFTLGEDNHS; translated from the coding sequence ATGATTGCCCTACTAAAAACGATCGATATTTGGGTTCAGAGGATTCTCCGTTATATCGCTATGACCATGTTCTCGATACTTGGCCTTTTATTGTTTGCTAACGTAATGTTGCGATTGATTAATGACTTTATACAGTTTTTACTCAAGCATGGTTTGGAGAGTGTAGCCAACTTACTTCAAAGCGTTGTTACCATTAGCTCTTTCCATTGGTTTGATGAAATAATAGAGCTAAGTTTCGCGGCTCTGGTCTTTTATGGGGCAGCAGGATTATGGTGCGCAAAACTTCACTTTTCAGTCGGTGACTGGATAAGCCCACGCATTAAGAATGTACGTTTGAAGCACTTTTATAAATTGTTGATTGTAGTCATTTCTGCAGTTTTTATGGCCATATTGTTTTGGTATTCATTGAAACTAACGCTAAGAACAAATCAGGTAACAACGGTATTTCAAATTAAGCAATGGATCCTCTATTCTTGTATTCCTATCTCATCATTGATTATGCTGATTTACTCTCTTGTAGACGTATTTGTAGAAGCAAGGCGTTTTACTTTAGGAGAAGATAATCATTCGTGA
- a CDS encoding aromatic amino acid transporter, translated as MINSKILGSTLIIAGTTIGAGMLALPLASAGIGFPTSLTIMLVLWLLMTYTALLMLELHQYVPSNATLHTLAKQFLGDKGKWVASIAMLFLFYALCSAYIAGGGGQFGERISQFTGIEVNGSIATVIFTVIVACIVTIGTRTVDHINRVLFATKLVTMIAVLFFLAPNVTESYLLNMPLQQGLIVASIPVIFTSFGFHGSIPAIVNYLDGDTKALKKAVVIGSSIPLVVYLFWQIMTLGVISQQELSESRGLSALISALATKIHFSQLDQIIGVFADLALLTSFLGVSLGLFEYLGDSLNKNNGKQNRVLSAFVTFLPPMCFALFYPQGFIMALGYAAIALVVLAIFLPVVMITKVRKDNRYEGTYRVKGGNVSLALVSSFGVLIVAAQFLITVGYLPSLG; from the coding sequence ATGATAAATTCCAAAATTTTAGGCAGCACTCTGATTATCGCAGGTACTACGATAGGTGCAGGGATGCTTGCTCTTCCTTTAGCTTCCGCAGGGATCGGGTTCCCAACCTCATTAACCATAATGCTCGTTCTTTGGTTATTGATGACGTACACCGCACTTCTTATGTTAGAACTGCATCAATATGTGCCTTCAAATGCAACCTTGCACACATTAGCCAAGCAATTTTTGGGTGATAAAGGGAAATGGGTTGCCAGCATTGCTATGTTATTTTTGTTTTATGCACTCTGTTCGGCGTATATCGCTGGAGGTGGTGGTCAGTTTGGTGAACGGATTTCTCAGTTTACAGGCATAGAAGTTAATGGATCGATCGCAACGGTTATCTTTACCGTTATTGTCGCCTGTATTGTTACAATTGGTACCCGAACGGTTGATCATATTAATCGAGTTCTCTTTGCAACTAAATTAGTGACGATGATTGCAGTATTGTTTTTCCTTGCGCCTAATGTGACCGAATCATATCTTCTTAATATGCCTCTACAACAGGGACTAATCGTGGCCTCTATTCCGGTGATATTTACCTCTTTTGGTTTTCATGGAAGTATTCCAGCTATTGTAAATTACCTAGATGGGGACACGAAGGCATTGAAAAAAGCGGTAGTGATAGGTTCCTCCATCCCTCTGGTTGTTTACCTCTTCTGGCAAATAATGACGCTTGGTGTCATTAGCCAGCAGGAACTATCCGAGAGTAGAGGTTTGAGTGCGCTGATTTCTGCTTTAGCTACTAAGATTCACTTTAGCCAACTTGATCAAATTATCGGGGTTTTTGCTGACCTCGCTCTATTAACCTCTTTCTTAGGGGTAAGCCTTGGTTTGTTTGAATATCTGGGGGATTCACTAAATAAAAATAATGGTAAACAGAATCGAGTACTATCTGCGTTTGTGACATTTTTGCCCCCAATGTGTTTTGCTTTGTTTTACCCACAAGGTTTTATCATGGCATTAGGTTATGCCGCGATTGCCCTCGTAGTGTTAGCCATATTTCTTCCAGTTGTGATGATTACAAAAGTAAGAAAGGATAACCGTTATGAAGGAACATACAGGGTGAAGGGCGGAAACGTTTCGTTAGCTCTGGTTTCTTCCTTTGGGGTATTAATTGTGGCTGCTCAGTTCTTGATTACCGTCGGCTATCTACCTTCTTTGGGCTAA
- a CDS encoding LysR family transcriptional regulator yields MDQLRAIRYFSKVVETGSFTKAASAFNVPPSSLSRRVADLEKSLGATLLKRSTRIVKLTEVGQIYYDDVQQILNQLEQSNETVRSYQTTPMGRLRISSMVGFGEKILLPLLDEFSVLYPEIVLDVSLSDELSALGRDDVDIAVRGGYAPNERVLAIRLMDNGFIPVASPSYLEKHGIPNNAMELKEHKGLYFKAPSGPTPWLCNMNGQWHDISGPAVAISNNGPWLAKKACDGEGILMSTRWALASYLESGKLQELKFEHELAITQNSNMAVYLLYQKQRYLVPKVKAAVDFLVERIKVATEN; encoded by the coding sequence TTGGATCAACTACGTGCAATACGGTATTTCAGTAAAGTCGTTGAAACCGGCAGTTTTACTAAGGCAGCGAGCGCTTTTAATGTGCCTCCATCATCGTTGTCGAGACGAGTTGCTGATTTAGAAAAGAGTTTGGGAGCAACGTTGTTAAAGCGTTCCACTCGAATTGTTAAACTGACAGAGGTGGGACAAATTTACTATGATGATGTCCAGCAAATACTAAATCAGTTAGAACAAAGTAATGAAACGGTTCGTAGTTACCAAACAACGCCAATGGGACGTTTACGTATTAGTTCGATGGTGGGGTTTGGTGAGAAGATATTGCTTCCTTTGTTAGATGAGTTCAGCGTGTTATACCCTGAAATTGTATTAGATGTGAGTTTAAGTGATGAGTTATCCGCGCTCGGGCGAGACGATGTGGATATTGCTGTACGTGGAGGTTATGCGCCAAACGAAAGGGTGTTAGCGATAAGACTTATGGACAATGGGTTTATTCCTGTTGCTTCACCAAGTTATTTAGAGAAACATGGAATACCTAACAATGCGATGGAGCTAAAGGAACATAAAGGCCTTTATTTTAAAGCACCATCAGGTCCAACACCTTGGTTATGCAATATGAACGGTCAATGGCATGATATCTCAGGTCCGGCAGTAGCGATTTCTAATAACGGGCCATGGTTGGCTAAAAAAGCCTGCGACGGTGAGGGTATTTTAATGTCTACTCGCTGGGCGTTAGCTTCATACCTTGAGTCAGGAAAGTTGCAAGAACTTAAGTTTGAACATGAGTTAGCGATAACTCAAAATTCTAATATGGCTGTTTATTTGTTGTATCAAAAACAGCGCTACTTGGTCCCAAAAGTAAAAGCGGCAGTAGATTTTTTAGTTGAAAGAATAAAAGTCGCCACTGAGAATTAA
- a CDS encoding zinc-binding dehydrogenase: MTDSNIQLISTISEDNKLTLALQGIAIPQPSADEVVIRIEAAPLNPSDLGVMFSVADMTTAKQTGSEQSPAITADVPAQFMPSVKTRVGKATPVGNEGAGTVVAAGSSPAAQALMGKTVAVIGGGTYRQYVCANVQSCLELKEGTTAKEGASSFVNPLTALAMVETMRAEGHKAIIHAAAASNLGQMLNRICIADGVDLINIVRKAEQETLLRDMGAKYVVNSTSDTFLTDLTAAIIKTGATIAFDPIGGGQLTSDILNCMEAAAARDMKEHSVYGSDTYKQVYIYGALDRGPITLHRNFGFAWGVNGFLLFNALGKLGTKTVIAMRQRVAEEISTTFASHYTHEVSLAEALQLQSIASYSKQATGEKYLIIPQK; encoded by the coding sequence ATGACAGATTCAAATATCCAGCTTATTTCAACAATCAGCGAAGACAACAAATTGACACTTGCTTTACAGGGCATTGCAATACCACAACCTTCTGCCGATGAAGTTGTTATTCGCATTGAAGCTGCTCCATTAAACCCTTCTGATTTAGGAGTGATGTTCAGCGTTGCTGATATGACAACAGCAAAACAAACAGGCTCAGAGCAAAGCCCTGCAATTACTGCTGATGTACCAGCGCAGTTTATGCCTTCAGTTAAAACTCGCGTAGGTAAAGCAACGCCTGTTGGCAATGAAGGTGCTGGTACCGTTGTAGCGGCCGGTTCATCACCAGCAGCTCAAGCGCTGATGGGTAAAACCGTTGCTGTCATTGGCGGTGGAACATATCGTCAATATGTATGTGCCAACGTACAAAGCTGTTTAGAATTAAAAGAAGGCACAACGGCTAAAGAAGGCGCGTCTTCTTTTGTTAACCCACTTACCGCATTAGCTATGGTTGAAACTATGCGTGCCGAAGGTCATAAAGCCATTATTCACGCTGCAGCTGCATCTAACCTTGGTCAAATGCTAAACCGTATTTGTATTGCCGATGGTGTCGATTTAATCAATATTGTACGCAAAGCAGAACAAGAAACGCTGCTACGTGATATGGGTGCAAAATACGTTGTAAACTCAACGAGTGATACTTTCCTTACTGATTTAACTGCAGCGATTATCAAAACGGGTGCAACGATTGCTTTTGACCCAATTGGCGGCGGTCAATTAACAAGTGACATTCTTAACTGTATGGAAGCTGCAGCTGCTCGTGATATGAAAGAACATAGCGTATATGGCTCCGACACATATAAACAAGTTTACATTTATGGCGCATTAGACCGTGGCCCAATTACGTTACATCGTAATTTTGGTTTCGCTTGGGGTGTTAATGGGTTCTTATTATTCAATGCACTAGGCAAACTAGGGACTAAAACCGTCATTGCAATGCGTCAACGTGTTGCTGAAGAAATCAGCACAACATTTGCTAGTCACTACACACATGAAGTGTCTTTAGCAGAAGCATTACAATTGCAATCCATAGCGTCTTATTCTAAACAAGCAACGGGTGAGAAGTACTTAATTATCCCTCAAAAGTAG
- a CDS encoding NAD(P)-binding oxidoreductase has translation MMTLVLGATGATGRLVVEELINQNRKVRIIVRSSDNLPLYITTSNHVEVVHANVLELTDDQLAEYVWGCEAVVSCLGHNLTFKGIYGQPRRLVTDVTTRICKAIRSTQPKTPTKFILMSTTGFQNILADEKISAAHQIIVSFLRMILPPHVDNEQAARYLQTCEIRSSKFIEWVAVRPDSLTNDIGRTEYEIHPSPQFDPIFDSQNTSRLNVARFMTELITSAETWCKWKNKFPVIYNKN, from the coding sequence ATGATGACACTAGTACTTGGAGCAACGGGAGCAACAGGAAGGTTGGTTGTTGAAGAGTTAATAAATCAAAATAGAAAGGTCCGAATTATTGTACGTTCGTCAGATAATCTGCCTTTGTATATAACAACTAGCAACCATGTTGAGGTTGTTCATGCGAACGTGTTGGAGTTAACGGATGATCAGTTAGCGGAGTACGTTTGGGGATGTGAGGCCGTAGTTTCTTGTCTTGGCCACAATTTAACGTTTAAGGGCATTTATGGTCAACCTAGGCGTTTAGTAACCGATGTGACAACGCGAATATGTAAAGCGATCAGAAGTACTCAACCCAAAACACCAACCAAGTTTATACTGATGAGCACGACTGGTTTTCAGAATATATTGGCAGATGAAAAAATATCAGCTGCGCATCAAATTATCGTTTCATTTTTGAGAATGATTTTACCTCCTCATGTTGATAATGAACAAGCAGCGCGTTATTTACAGACGTGCGAGATAAGGTCCTCTAAATTCATTGAATGGGTAGCGGTGCGGCCAGACAGCTTAACGAACGATATAGGTCGAACAGAGTATGAAATTCATCCATCTCCACAGTTTGATCCTATTTTTGATTCGCAAAACACAAGTCGTCTAAATGTCGCCCGATTTATGACAGAATTGATAACAAGCGCTGAGACATGGTGTAAGTGGAAAAATAAATTTCCGGTTATCTATAATAAAAACTAG
- a CDS encoding LysR family transcriptional regulator, whose amino-acid sequence MNWKSVCFDWNRTRAFLVTAEEGTLSAAANALNMTQPTLSRQVASLEQEIGVRLFERAGHRLELTSSGMELLQLARKMGDAASDFSLMANGQSQQLEGTVVISVCELDAVYRLPRIIAKLREEEPGITIEVVVSNKVSDLNRRDADIAIRSFCPTQPDLIARKLGEETVWLYGTEEYLQPYNDINSLEDIHNIQLIGFSDSSKMVDQLNQQGWNLSLNNVKLSTDYQMMQIKLCKENLGLIYLTQDVGDQEQHLVKAFEQFGPAICLPVWAVCHQELRTNRRIRRVFDFVSDELKKYLSQTM is encoded by the coding sequence ATGAACTGGAAATCCGTCTGTTTCGATTGGAATCGCACCCGAGCTTTCTTAGTCACAGCGGAAGAAGGAACGCTATCTGCTGCTGCGAACGCTCTTAACATGACACAACCAACCCTTAGTCGGCAGGTCGCTTCTTTAGAGCAAGAAATTGGGGTTAGATTGTTTGAAAGGGCTGGACACAGATTGGAATTGACTTCCAGTGGAATGGAACTTCTACAATTAGCCCGAAAGATGGGTGATGCTGCCAGTGACTTTTCACTTATGGCCAATGGGCAATCACAACAGCTAGAAGGTACGGTAGTGATTTCAGTTTGCGAATTAGACGCAGTGTATCGCCTACCCCGAATCATTGCCAAATTAAGAGAAGAAGAACCCGGTATTACCATAGAGGTTGTGGTGAGCAACAAAGTTAGCGATCTGAATCGAAGGGATGCTGATATCGCCATTAGGAGTTTTTGTCCCACTCAGCCTGACCTAATTGCAAGAAAACTAGGTGAAGAAACAGTATGGTTGTATGGGACCGAAGAATATTTACAACCTTATAACGACATCAACTCGCTTGAAGACATTCACAACATACAATTGATAGGTTTCAGTGACAGTAGCAAAATGGTCGACCAACTCAATCAACAGGGTTGGAATCTATCACTAAATAACGTCAAGCTATCGACTGACTACCAAATGATGCAAATAAAGCTTTGTAAAGAAAATTTGGGGCTTATTTACCTGACTCAAGATGTAGGTGACCAGGAGCAACATTTAGTAAAAGCGTTTGAACAATTTGGCCCAGCGATATGTTTACCCGTTTGGGCTGTTTGTCATCAGGAACTTAGAACTAACCGTAGAATTCGCCGCGTATTCGATTTCGTCTCCGATGAGCTTAAAAAATATTTATCACAGACGATGTGA
- a CDS encoding NAD(P)-dependent malic enzyme yields the protein MHIVEILLVEAPHKPGYMAKVLGVVGNFGATVEGLNAVRRLDKETIWEVTLEYDDSLNINELFDEINLLPDTSITGKSDRVFNRHKNGKIKTVSSINIDSLEILRDVYTPGVARVCQAIQESPKKIKDFTNLQNTVAIVTNGTAILGLGDIGPEAGLPVMEGKAAILAELVGLSGVPILLKEKDPLKIIEVVEAISSSFGAILLEDIKAPECFTIEEELIDRVNKPVFHDDQHGTAMVVLAALLSATKQQNINLKDRVFGQIGLGAAGMGICNLLLEYGVKDVVGCDLDQEAQKKLRGLGGNPMSLQEVMATADVVVATTGVKGLIKPDMVREGQIIMALSNPDPEIEPNVAIEHGASFATCGKVVNNMLAFPGLFKGTLAADVSKITHSMKIAVSETLSQLAKDGALVPAALNKEVHDRVAEAVYQAAIKQKNEFL from the coding sequence ATGCATATAGTCGAAATTCTATTGGTTGAAGCACCCCACAAACCTGGTTATATGGCTAAAGTTTTGGGCGTTGTGGGTAATTTCGGTGCGACAGTCGAAGGGTTAAATGCTGTCCGTCGTTTAGATAAAGAAACGATATGGGAAGTTACTCTTGAATATGATGATTCATTAAATATTAACGAACTTTTTGATGAAATCAATTTGTTGCCTGACACGTCGATTACCGGGAAGTCAGATCGCGTATTTAATCGTCATAAAAATGGCAAAATTAAAACGGTTTCCTCCATTAATATCGATTCGTTGGAAATACTGAGAGACGTATACACGCCCGGTGTGGCTCGAGTCTGTCAAGCGATACAGGAATCACCAAAAAAGATAAAAGACTTTACCAACCTGCAAAATACCGTAGCGATTGTAACGAATGGTACCGCTATTCTAGGTTTAGGGGATATTGGCCCAGAAGCTGGATTACCTGTGATGGAGGGCAAGGCCGCAATCCTAGCTGAGCTTGTCGGTCTGTCAGGTGTGCCTATTTTATTGAAAGAAAAAGATCCACTGAAGATTATTGAAGTTGTAGAAGCTATTTCTTCATCATTTGGCGCAATCTTGCTTGAAGACATTAAAGCACCTGAATGTTTCACTATTGAAGAAGAGCTCATCGATAGGGTAAATAAGCCAGTATTTCATGATGACCAGCATGGTACAGCAATGGTTGTACTGGCCGCTTTACTATCTGCTACCAAACAACAGAATATTAACTTAAAAGACCGAGTATTTGGGCAAATTGGACTTGGTGCTGCAGGTATGGGTATCTGTAACCTTTTACTAGAGTATGGGGTTAAAGATGTGGTTGGCTGTGATCTTGACCAGGAAGCGCAAAAGAAACTGAGAGGGCTAGGCGGAAATCCGATGAGCCTACAAGAAGTTATGGCTACTGCCGATGTGGTTGTCGCAACCACAGGTGTAAAAGGGTTGATTAAGCCAGATATGGTACGAGAAGGTCAAATTATCATGGCACTGAGTAACCCTGATCCGGAAATAGAACCCAACGTAGCGATTGAACACGGCGCATCATTCGCTACTTGCGGTAAGGTGGTCAATAACATGCTTGCATTCCCAGGGTTATTTAAAGGAACGCTGGCTGCTGATGTGTCAAAGATAACTCACTCAATGAAAATTGCGGTTTCAGAAACCTTATCTCAACTTGCAAAAGATGGGGCATTAGTACCGGCAGCACTGAATAAGGAGGTGCACGATCGAGTTGCTGAAGCCGTCTATCAAGCGGCTATTAAGCAAAAGAATGAGTTCCTTTAA
- a CDS encoding DDE-type integrase/transposase/recombinase, translating to MHDDSKYHNNRCESSHEPTRVRDQKMRKFKSRAHAQRFLSDFSSVYIVVNLQRHLCSAKFY from the coding sequence ATTCACGACGACAGCAAGTATCACAATAATCGGTGTGAAAGTTCTCATGAACCAACAAGGGTGAGAGATCAGAAAATGCGAAAATTCAAAAGCAGGGCACATGCGCAGCGTTTTCTCAGTGATTTTTCTTCAGTGTATATCGTCGTTAATTTACAAAGACACTTGTGTAGTGCCAAATTTTACTAA
- a CDS encoding glycerate kinase yields MKIVIAPDSFKESLTALEVAEVIEKGFRSVLPDAKYLKLPMADGGEGTVQSLVDASGGKIVKQTVTAPLGNQVEGFYGLMGDGETAVIEMAAASGIQLVEQEKRNPLITTTYGTGELIKAVLDRGVKHIIIGIGGSATNDGGLGMAQALGIKMLDRKGQPLGYGGGALNNLATIDMSDMDPRLTEVKLEVACDVDNPLCGPLGASHVFGPQKGATPGMVEALDNNLAHYAEVIKQQVGMDIKNAPGAGAAGGLGAALLGLLKASLRPGIEIVMDAVDLASAVSDADLVITGEGRIDSQTIHGKTPIGVARTAKKFNVPVIGIAGCLSPDCSVVHEYGIDAVFSITPRAVDLPTALKEAAINVELTARNVAAAYSLNK; encoded by the coding sequence ATGAAAATTGTAATTGCTCCTGACTCATTTAAAGAAAGTCTGACAGCATTGGAAGTGGCTGAAGTTATTGAAAAAGGTTTCCGCAGTGTGTTGCCGGATGCGAAATACTTGAAACTGCCGATGGCTGATGGTGGTGAGGGTACGGTGCAATCGTTGGTAGATGCGAGCGGTGGGAAAATAGTAAAACAAACTGTTACAGCTCCGCTTGGAAATCAAGTGGAAGGGTTTTACGGACTAATGGGGGATGGTGAAACCGCTGTGATAGAGATGGCTGCAGCATCAGGTATCCAACTTGTTGAGCAAGAAAAGCGTAATCCGTTAATAACGACTACTTATGGTACCGGAGAACTAATTAAGGCGGTATTGGATCGAGGTGTGAAGCATATAATTATCGGTATTGGTGGCAGTGCGACCAATGACGGTGGCCTCGGTATGGCTCAGGCTTTGGGAATCAAGATGTTAGACCGCAAAGGTCAGCCATTGGGTTATGGAGGCGGGGCTTTGAACAACCTTGCAACTATTGACATGTCCGATATGGACCCACGTTTGACAGAAGTAAAGCTGGAAGTGGCTTGTGACGTAGATAACCCATTATGCGGTCCTCTAGGGGCCTCCCATGTTTTTGGGCCACAGAAAGGTGCGACACCAGGTATGGTAGAAGCTTTGGATAATAATCTAGCGCATTATGCCGAAGTGATTAAACAGCAAGTAGGAATGGATATCAAGAATGCTCCTGGGGCTGGAGCCGCGGGAGGCCTCGGAGCAGCTTTGCTTGGCTTGTTGAAAGCTTCATTGAGACCAGGGATAGAAATTGTGATGGATGCGGTTGATTTGGCCTCTGCGGTTTCGGATGCAGACCTGGTCATCACTGGAGAAGGTCGTATCGATAGTCAGACTATCCATGGGAAAACGCCAATCGGTGTAGCTCGCACTGCCAAGAAGTTCAATGTTCCTGTAATTGGTATCGCTGGTTGTCTGTCCCCAGACTGTAGCGTAGTTCATGAATATGGCATAGATGCAGTATTTAGTATTACACCTCGAGCGGTTGATCTACCTACAGCCTTAAAAGAAGCCGCGATCAATGTGGAGCTAACTGCTCGCAATGTTGCCGCTGCTTATTCACTGAATAAGTAA